The Lucilia cuprina isolate Lc7/37 chromosome 5, ASM2204524v1, whole genome shotgun sequence genome includes a window with the following:
- the LOC111683492 gene encoding tubulin polymerization-promoting protein homolog isoform X2 yields MSDEATNGSASPAPPTAELAEMALEEPKVSFQDQFKAFSKFGDTKSDGKLITLSQSDKWMKQAKVIDKKITTTDTGIHFKKFKAMKISYADYNKFLEDLAKTKKVELSEIKNKMASCGAPGVMQVSAGKAASAVERLTDTSKYTGSHKERFDATGKGKGIAGRKNIVDDSGYVSGYQNKDTYPATGN; encoded by the exons ATGTCTGACGAAGCAACAAATGGCAGTGCCTCCCCAGCCCCTCCTACAGCTGAATTGGCTGAGATGGCTTTAGAAGAGCCAAAAGTATCATTCCAGGATCAATTTAAGGCCTTTTCGAAATTCGGTGATACCAAATCCGATGGTAAATTGATCACACTATCACAGAGTGACAAATGGATGAAACAAGCTAAAGTTATCGATAAGAAAATCACCACCACCGACACTGGTATTCACTTTAAGAAATTCAAGGCCATGAAAATTTCTTATGCTGATTACAACAAATTTCTAGAGGATTTGGCCAAAACCAAAAAGGTTGAATTgtcagaaattaaaaataaaatggctTCATGTGGAGCTCCGGGAGTAATGCAAGTATCG GCTGGCAAAGCTGCTTCTGCTGTAGAACGTTTAACTGACACCAGCAAGTATACAGGATCTCATAAGGAACGTTTTGATGCCACTGGCAAGGGAAAAGGTATTGCTGGACGCAAAAATATCGTTGACGACTCTGGCTATGTTTCCGGCTATCAAAATAAGGATACCTATCCTGCTACTggcaattaa
- the LOC111683492 gene encoding tubulin polymerization-promoting protein homolog isoform X1: MHSMIARTAAHRTTMSDEATNGSASPAPPTAELAEMALEEPKVSFQDQFKAFSKFGDTKSDGKLITLSQSDKWMKQAKVIDKKITTTDTGIHFKKFKAMKISYADYNKFLEDLAKTKKVELSEIKNKMASCGAPGVMQVSAGKAASAVERLTDTSKYTGSHKERFDATGKGKGIAGRKNIVDDSGYVSGYQNKDTYPATGN; the protein is encoded by the exons ATGCATAGTATGATTGCAAGAACTGCTGCTCATAG AACCACTATGTCTGACGAAGCAACAAATGGCAGTGCCTCCCCAGCCCCTCCTACAGCTGAATTGGCTGAGATGGCTTTAGAAGAGCCAAAAGTATCATTCCAGGATCAATTTAAGGCCTTTTCGAAATTCGGTGATACCAAATCCGATGGTAAATTGATCACACTATCACAGAGTGACAAATGGATGAAACAAGCTAAAGTTATCGATAAGAAAATCACCACCACCGACACTGGTATTCACTTTAAGAAATTCAAGGCCATGAAAATTTCTTATGCTGATTACAACAAATTTCTAGAGGATTTGGCCAAAACCAAAAAGGTTGAATTgtcagaaattaaaaataaaatggctTCATGTGGAGCTCCGGGAGTAATGCAAGTATCG GCTGGCAAAGCTGCTTCTGCTGTAGAACGTTTAACTGACACCAGCAAGTATACAGGATCTCATAAGGAACGTTTTGATGCCACTGGCAAGGGAAAAGGTATTGCTGGACGCAAAAATATCGTTGACGACTCTGGCTATGTTTCCGGCTATCAAAATAAGGATACCTATCCTGCTACTggcaattaa